A part of Lathamus discolor isolate bLatDis1 chromosome 17, bLatDis1.hap1, whole genome shotgun sequence genomic DNA contains:
- the NHERF4 gene encoding Na(+)/H(+) exchange regulatory cofactor NHE-RF4 isoform X1, which translates to MKQTKGLEGDKKSIITFEFNPKDGIDNPALSLTEDTDGEAMGEPRFYLLSKGSTETFGFSLNEELGCQGHVIRQVELGGLAQRRGLQDGDRLLQVNGHFVDHMDHHRVVQKIKASGNQVLLAVLDGDSYEAAKTLGRDLSQMLPADIRPRLCHITRDKSGFGFSVSGPEGVKGTFQLSVQQDGPAERAGVPPGSWLLELNGASVSNYSHTQLTKKLKQSGSKVTLLVASSAVEEFYRLHGLRATAALADTSWLPFKVRELHMVKGPAGYGFLLKEDDCSSGATGQFMWDVDAGLPADQAGMKEGDRLLAVNGESIEGLDHQQTVLRIRARDDQVTLLVIDPAGDAFYHSIGLSPLLSFEDSNPASGSLTSSLPSPSASPGLSHVEVGPKGPGSWLVAAANSIGFTQSPSQEEQRRLQQAF; encoded by the exons ATGAAGCAAACAAAAG GGCTCGAGGGTGACAAGAAGTCCATCAT AACATTTGAATTTAACCCCAAAGATGGGATAGACAACCCTGCCTTGTCGCTGACTGAGGACACGG ATGGCGAGGCTATGGGTGAGCCCCGCTTCTACCTCCTGAGCAAGGGCAGCACGGAGACCTTTGGCTTCTCTCTCAATGAGGAGTTGGGCTGCCAGGGCCATGTCATACGCCAGGTCGAGCTGGGGGGGCTGGCCCAGCGCAGGGGACTGCAGGACGGGGACCGGCTCCTCCAGGTCAATGGCCACTTCGTGGACCACATGGACCACCACAGG GTGGTGCAGAAGATCAAAGCCAGTGGGAACCAGGTCCTACTGGCGGTGCTGGATGGTGACTCCTATGAAGCAGCCAAGACCCTAGGCAGGGACTTATCCCAGATGCTGCCAGCTGACATCCGCCCGCGCCTCTGCCACATCACACGGGACAAAAGCGGTTTTGGCTTCAGCGTGTCAGGTCCGGAAG GCGTGAAGGGCACCTTCCAGCTGTCAGTGCAGCAGGATGGGCCAGCGGAGAGAGCAGGGGTGCCACCGGGCTCCTGGCTCCTGGAGCTGAACGGGGCCAGTGTGAGCAACTATTCACACACACAGCTCACCAAGAAG CTGAAGCAGAGTGGCAGCAAGGTGACGCTGCTGGTGGCATCCAGTGCCGTGGAGGAGTTTTACCGCCTGCATGGTCTGCGGGCCACGGCTGCCTTGGCAGATACCTCCTGGCTCCCCTTCAAGGTGCGGGAGCTGCACATGGTGAAGGGTCCGGCTGGTTACGGGTTTCTGCTCAAGGAGGATGACTGCAGCTCAGGGGCCACAG GCCAGTTCATGTGGGATGTGGATGCGGGGCTGCCGGCCGACCAGGCAGGGATGAAGGAAGGGGACCGTCTCCTCGCTGTGAATGGTGAGAGCATTGAGGGGCTTGACCACCAGCAGACGGTGCTCAGGATCCGTGCCCGTGATGACCAGGTCACACTGCTGGTCATCGACCCTGCTGGCGATGCCTTCTACCACTCG ATTGGGCTGtcccctctgctttccttcGAGGACAGTAACCCTGCCTCAGGCTCCCTTACAtcctccctgccctctcccaGTGCCTCCCCTGGACTCTCTCACGTTGAGGTGGGACCAAAGGGACCTGGCTCCTGGCTGGTGGCTGCTGCCAACAGTATAGGGTTCACACAG AGCCCATCCcaggaggagcagaggaggctgcagcaggcGTTCTAG
- the NHERF4 gene encoding Na(+)/H(+) exchange regulatory cofactor NHE-RF4 isoform X2: MKQTKGLEGDKKSIITFEFNPKDGIDNPALSLTEDTDGEAMGEPRFYLLSKGSTETFGFSLNEELGCQGHVIRQVELGGLAQRRGLQDGDRLLQVNGHFVDHMDHHRVVQKIKASGNQVLLAVLDGDSYEAAKTLGRDLSQMLPADIRPRLCHITRDKSGFGFSVSGVKGTFQLSVQQDGPAERAGVPPGSWLLELNGASVSNYSHTQLTKKLKQSGSKVTLLVASSAVEEFYRLHGLRATAALADTSWLPFKVRELHMVKGPAGYGFLLKEDDCSSGATGQFMWDVDAGLPADQAGMKEGDRLLAVNGESIEGLDHQQTVLRIRARDDQVTLLVIDPAGDAFYHSIGLSPLLSFEDSNPASGSLTSSLPSPSASPGLSHVEVGPKGPGSWLVAAANSIGFTQSPSQEEQRRLQQAF; the protein is encoded by the exons ATGAAGCAAACAAAAG GGCTCGAGGGTGACAAGAAGTCCATCAT AACATTTGAATTTAACCCCAAAGATGGGATAGACAACCCTGCCTTGTCGCTGACTGAGGACACGG ATGGCGAGGCTATGGGTGAGCCCCGCTTCTACCTCCTGAGCAAGGGCAGCACGGAGACCTTTGGCTTCTCTCTCAATGAGGAGTTGGGCTGCCAGGGCCATGTCATACGCCAGGTCGAGCTGGGGGGGCTGGCCCAGCGCAGGGGACTGCAGGACGGGGACCGGCTCCTCCAGGTCAATGGCCACTTCGTGGACCACATGGACCACCACAGG GTGGTGCAGAAGATCAAAGCCAGTGGGAACCAGGTCCTACTGGCGGTGCTGGATGGTGACTCCTATGAAGCAGCCAAGACCCTAGGCAGGGACTTATCCCAGATGCTGCCAGCTGACATCCGCCCGCGCCTCTGCCACATCACACGGGACAAAAGCGGTTTTGGCTTCAGCGTGTCAG GCGTGAAGGGCACCTTCCAGCTGTCAGTGCAGCAGGATGGGCCAGCGGAGAGAGCAGGGGTGCCACCGGGCTCCTGGCTCCTGGAGCTGAACGGGGCCAGTGTGAGCAACTATTCACACACACAGCTCACCAAGAAG CTGAAGCAGAGTGGCAGCAAGGTGACGCTGCTGGTGGCATCCAGTGCCGTGGAGGAGTTTTACCGCCTGCATGGTCTGCGGGCCACGGCTGCCTTGGCAGATACCTCCTGGCTCCCCTTCAAGGTGCGGGAGCTGCACATGGTGAAGGGTCCGGCTGGTTACGGGTTTCTGCTCAAGGAGGATGACTGCAGCTCAGGGGCCACAG GCCAGTTCATGTGGGATGTGGATGCGGGGCTGCCGGCCGACCAGGCAGGGATGAAGGAAGGGGACCGTCTCCTCGCTGTGAATGGTGAGAGCATTGAGGGGCTTGACCACCAGCAGACGGTGCTCAGGATCCGTGCCCGTGATGACCAGGTCACACTGCTGGTCATCGACCCTGCTGGCGATGCCTTCTACCACTCG ATTGGGCTGtcccctctgctttccttcGAGGACAGTAACCCTGCCTCAGGCTCCCTTACAtcctccctgccctctcccaGTGCCTCCCCTGGACTCTCTCACGTTGAGGTGGGACCAAAGGGACCTGGCTCCTGGCTGGTGGCTGCTGCCAACAGTATAGGGTTCACACAG AGCCCATCCcaggaggagcagaggaggctgcagcaggcGTTCTAG